Genomic segment of Harmonia axyridis chromosome 6, icHarAxyr1.1, whole genome shotgun sequence:
AGGGGGGTTTCATTGAACCTTGTGGTCTTTTATGTCCGCCATCACAGAGGGGTTTAGTTCACGTGAATTGTTGAGTTCATGACTGGAGGACGTAGCATTTGTTTTGGAATAAATTGTAGCtacatttcaatgaaaagaaGGATTTAATCTGATTCATTTAGACAAATTTAAATGATGGATAATTTGGTAATGATACAAATGGCGTATAAGAAAAGAATGTTTGGATTCATTGTTCCCTTTTTTTGCTCTAtgaagttttttcgagatataacaTGAGCAATTGAGGAGGAAGATAATTACAATCTTTATTCTACGTTTAGGAACATGTGCCTTGATATTTTCAGGgctaaatatattttcttctttcagAGACTTCATTAGGTtacaaatcgaaaaaaaacgacagtgaattgaaaaaatatttgaaagccGTTGGtggaatggaaaagttattcAACCAATATATTGCGCGACCATGGCTGAAATATTCCATATTGCATTGGTTAAGTCCATTTGGCGCAGAAGAGAAGAAACATCTGGACGTCCTACATAATTACACAAAAACaattatcaaggaaaaaatggaaatatctAAAAATAATCCGTCCGAGAGTTCGGAAATAGAGAAAGATGACATATactttggaaaaaaaagaagaagaatggcAATGTTGGACATTCTTCTAGAAGCTCATAGAAATGGCAATCAAATTGATTTCAATGGCATTTGTGAAGAAGTGGACACATTTACATTTGAGGTAATAATTTTAGGTATCTTTTTTCCATTGGCAGAGACAAAGAATGGAGGGGCATGTGCGTACCCAGCGAGGGACCGAAGGAGGGGGACAACTGCCCCTCCCTGGAAGCCAAAAAATTTCGTTATTAAATTTTGTTGCAAGAATTCACTACAATTTTAGAAtatatctataatgtgaaaaCATAGGTTTGATAacaaagtttgaaccaaattactcaaaataattttttttattaccgattcgattgttctcatctTCTACTGGGTGTTACTGAATTGCggttacaaaggaaaatgagcgactccttggataatttaaaaaattaaaatggcccataaacatgagcccgcaaacgctttattttcgagataaagaGTGTTTCTAATACTCCTACTTTTTGTTAtgtttaaccagtttatcgaatctttattaatcttcattacagagttggtaaataagtaccgaaacttataattaattattttattacagttacctagctggatctttataataatttggattttcctgagaattactatagtgagctgtttgaattttttctcgaaatcgattgcagatacgacacaACTACAAtgaaccaaaaagtgtagttctgaaccagagtttcttcctAAATTTTTCGGAACTATCAgtgattcacaaaaaaaaaatctggaggaaagaagcggacacccttccagaaaaaattcagccTGTAAATTTACATTCAGAATTAGGATATCagatgatgaaaactttaaattggaatatcaatgccaattccagttaaatatcttgtgaagggaaggtgctataagaaaaaaactgGAACTTTAACACATGCATCTTAAAAACAAAGTGTAAATGAactcatgttataggatttttttcctgaaatgatccgagaaatctgtcattttcatttgtgcattcaattAAGGAACAACCTGTAGATGAAGTCAATTCCAAACTGACgttttcacaaataaattgcaatttgaatgaatcacaatAAATTGTTCAACGctgcccagacaatttttcgatgaagaagagctcgtagtgcaataaaagtactcatcttgaaagcgatagaTAATAAAGTCgtaaaccgtaaaggggtccgtTTTTTattgacgtgtcgatttcaaaggaaagtaaaattattataattcgttcattttatggagaaattttcgttcttcgtctttgcgagatttctgaaattttatattcagaaaatcttggggggtaaTTATCCCCAGTACCCACCCCATTGCTACTCCTTTGCGCCCCACCCCCTAATTTTGATTCTGGGTATGCTCTTGCAACTCCCCCATGTTTTACGGGTATTGATCAATAAATACgcttcaatttttttgcagGGCCATGAAACTGTCGCTACTGCATTGAGTTTCTGTGTTATGAATATTGCAAATCATCCTGAAATACAGGTGAGCTTACCTATCAATAATATTGCTTCAACATTTCCCATACCAAAATCTTTTATAATCATTGAGACAAGATGActctcaaaaataataatttgacgTATCATCATGAGATTCAACACAGAAATTTagtttctcaagagaaatatcaaccCTCCACAGAATCTGTACTGGTCAGTCTCTGATGAAAGTTATTTCGTTAGATGCTTCAGAAGCGGCAATCCAGAAACTTTCTGGATTGTGGATACGCCACAAAACTTGAGAGAGTGGATCAACGATACAAAAGTTCAAATCAACTCGCTATAAATTTCTGCAAATTTCAGAATCAAATCGCTGAGGAAATAAATTCAGTTCTTGAGGGCGAAGATAGACACCCGACAAACGATGATCTTCAAAATATGGACCTTCTAGAGAGATGCATCAAGGAATCTCTCAGACTATATCCAAGCGTCCATTTAATCTCAAGAGAGGTCGAAGAAGACACCACACTGCATTCTGGATGTGTCGTTGCTAAAGGTACATTACTCGTCATCCCGATTTTATTTGTTCACAGAAATCCGGAGATATATCCAGAACCAGAAAAATTTGATCCTGATAGATTTCTACTTGAAAATTGCATTCGAAGACATCCATTCGCTTATCTTCCATTCAGCGCTGGACCAAGAAATTGTATAGGtaaggaaaattttcaatattatgttgAAGGATTTCAGGACCAGATTGTtcaacagaattgaaaaataacgGACATTGCAGTAATTATCTAATAGGTTTCTTACTTGAACCTCAGTTTACTTCTGCGATAAGCTTCTTCAAAGGTTTCAATGTCGTAAATTATAACTTGACCTTTTATTTCTCTGTTCCAAATATAGAGGGGCTGGACTTTTACTGCATCGTCTCAGTGTTATTCACTTCTGGTGAAGTAGTGTGTCATGTTCTACAGATAGTAATATGCcagtaaaaaaaattcttccaaAACTCTTGCGGACTATATAGTTTGTAAAGTATACCTACATATTTACTACTATCATTTGATTTAAGCAGAAGCGGTTTCTCGTATGCAGATATTCATTTGCAAAAATGTTGGTTACAGGTCAACGATTTGCCATGATGGAATTGAAAGTGGTGCTTTCTGCCATCATAAAGAAGTTCCAGCTAGTTGCTGTCGATACACCAGACGATATAGAGCTtaaaaatgaaagtgttttaAGAGCCAATGGTATAAGAGTGAAATTCATTCCACGAGTATGACTTTATTAGAAATCTATTGTTAAATACTTATTGTGATGCATAATGATATTTAAGCAATCAAATATAAATGCAAAATATTAAGAAGTCTTTGAATCAACCCAAAAACAATAGGATAGATAATTgttaaaatgaatattataaaaattactTTGTGTAAGTAGTTGTAATATATTGCACGTTAATTCAAGCTCCGATCGCGCCCTTGAAGACCacttatacatatatgtatacagttatgtggtctacGGGGGCACAAGAGTCGCACGAATTAACGTAaaagctttcctcattttttctcgatattattTTGGGTTCAGCTATTAGCAAGAATTTCTGCACTCAGTTTGGAAGTTTTATTTCAACATacacaaacaaaatttcaactcagcCGTGTCTGCTGCCAGTGAAATATAAGCTTGAAATGTAAATTCTATGTGTACTATCTGGTGTGTTACCTACGAATTTTGCTGCCAGTTCTGGAGTTGTTAAGACAGAACTTGAATTGTAGAAGACAACTATGCCCATCTGCCATCCTCATCATCTCCTCTACTTCAAAATTTGCCTTGGAATATTTCAACAAGTACGATAATTACCTTTATCCAAATATATTTTTACATATAGACTTTCTCAACTTTAAGGAGACCAAAAACATACTCAAGAAACGAGTGAAAACGGACTGAACGGATTGGCTGCCAAGAATATTTGTCTATGAACTATGGAATATAATATATTAGTGCCGATGAAATGGGGACTATTTTCGAGAAGAAAAACAGAAGGCTTATTCTAtaatcagggccgtcgctagggggtaggcagagtaggcggtcgcctagggcgccaaatttcaagggcggcatttcaaacTCGGTCAACAAatatcacatgtgtagaaatggaaagtaccgaatgagatttgATTCGGAAAAATACCGacaaataataatcaaaaaccatcaaaggtgccgcattatgaTCATAAATAACCAGATGTTGCGTTATCCCCTCATAGTGTTGTTTACaagttgacgctaaaaaaactaTGCATTCATCACTTTGTCGGCGTTCGATTTGCTAATAAACATTCCCGAATTTATTGCCATttggggcggcttctggattatttttgttttcgattCTTCAATAATCATAATGTTGATTGCACAGAATGGAAAGCAAAATATACGAAAAACGATTTCATTTCACCATTCAAAGCTAAttcttcttaagaaatataaggagttttattattttgtaaagCAATCCattgtattttgatatttttcattttttatatcaaattaactagtgctgggcgtgggcgcattcgaattcaaaatgatggttcatccgattgttttgctCGATAACCTTGAAGAAAAGGAAACAAAATGTTAAAGCtttttatgaagtcgaaactgagcagaagaacctgaaccGCAGGGTTTCTAGAGGGACGGCAAATAACGGAGGGCGGcattatcaacttttttcaagaaaactagaatactgaaaaaatgaatcaaataatttttttttttatttcaacgaatatcaaa
This window contains:
- the LOC123683206 gene encoding cytochrome P450 4C1-like, coding for MWLLLTGIIAVLYCLKRFLYFKWQIHKMRGLKRPDGESFIFGHWSIFRQPPEMLHKNVKKLSEMFYPHFYVRIFNEYIVFILSPEDCEIFLSTPKHSSKSILYQVLRRWLKEGLLLSKGEKWQQRRKILTPAFHFSILKEFIDAFNEKSDELMEKLRETAGKEIDVMPIFDECSLQMIIETSLGYKSKKNDSELKKYLKAVGGMEKLFNQYIARPWLKYSILHWLSPFGAEEKKHLDVLHNYTKTIIKEKMEISKNNPSESSEIEKDDIYFGKKRRRMAMLDILLEAHRNGNQIDFNGICEEVDTFTFEGHETVATALSFCVMNIANHPEIQNQIAEEINSVLEGEDRHPTNDDLQNMDLLERCIKESLRLYPSVHLISREVEEDTTLHSGCVVAKGTLLVIPILFVHRNPEIYPEPEKFDPDRFLLENCIRRHPFAYLPFSAGPRNCIGQRFAMMELKVVLSAIIKKFQLVAVDTPDDIELKNESVLRANGIRVKFIPRV